A single window of Solanum dulcamara chromosome 5, daSolDulc1.2, whole genome shotgun sequence DNA harbors:
- the LOC129888328 gene encoding NDR1/HIN1-like protein 6 — protein MTDRVYPSAKPNGTAPTATAANPNAAPVKNQMYNPNRVPYRPTPTAYHRHNRRRCSGRRCFCMCCFWSILIILIILLLAAIAGAIFYVLYHPQRPTFSISSLKISNFNLTTSADDTTHLTAKLNLTLSTKNPNKKLIYNYNSISITALSNQVVLAKGSFPGFTSTPNNITIIHSTLSMVSQVLDVDSVSSLKSDLKRKAGLPVTILMDTMVEVKMDKLKSKRVGIRVTCEGIHGQTPKGKTPPVASTNNVKCKVDLRIKILKWTF, from the coding sequence ATGACTGACAGAGTCTACCCTTCAGCCAAGCCTAATGGCACCGCACCCACTGCTACTGCCGCAAATCCAAACGCTGCCCCCGTTAAGAACCAGATGTACAACCCAAATCGTGTCCCTTACCGACCGACACCAACTGCCTACCACCGACACAACCGACGTCGTTGCAGTGGCCGGCGTTGTTTCTGTATGTGTTGTTTTTGGTCCATCCTCATCATCCTCATCATTCTCCTCCTTGCAGCTATTGCTGGTGCTATTTTTTACGTCCTTTACCATCCTCAACGTCCCACATTCTCAATTTCCTCACTCAAGATCTCTAATTTTAACCTCACTACCTCCGCCGATGATACAACCCACCTCACTGCAAAATTGAACCTCACACTCTCAACCAAAAACCCAAACAAGAAATTGATATACAATTATAACAGTATCTCTATAACTGCACTCTCAAATCAAGTTGTTTTAGCAAAAGGGTCGTTTCCGGGATTCACTAGTACTCCGAATAACATTACCATTATACACTCGACTCTATCGATGGTGTCACAAGTGCTTGATGTGGATTCAGTTTCGTCTTTGAAATCAGATCTGAAGAGAAAAGCTGGGTTGCCTGTGACAATCTTGATGGATACGATGGTAGAGGTGAAAATGGACAAATTGAAAAGCAAAAGGGTAGGGATCAGAGTAACATGTGAAGGAATTCATGGACAGACTCCAAAAGGTAAAACTCCACCTGTTGCATCAACGAACAATGTTAAGTGTAAGGTTGATCTGAGAATCAAGATCTTGAAATGGACCTTCTAA